One Oncorhynchus masou masou isolate Uvic2021 chromosome 18, UVic_Omas_1.1, whole genome shotgun sequence DNA window includes the following coding sequences:
- the LOC135505179 gene encoding mitochondrial import inner membrane translocase subunit Tim23 has product MDNNAPGSGGKGGFGSLFGGSEYSNTELAGVPLTGMSPLSPYLNVDPRYLVQDTDEFILPTGASKTRGRFELAFFTIGGCCITGAAFGTVNGLRMGLKDTREMGWTKPRNVQILNMVTRQGASWANTLGSVALLYSVFGVAIEKARGAEDDINTVAAGTLTGMLFKSTGGLKGVARGGLVGLALSGAYALYSNWDHIRGGSSSSLY; this is encoded by the exons ATGGACAACAATGCCCCCGGATCGGGAGGGAAAGGTGGCTTCGGGAGTCTCTTTGGCGGAAGCGAATACTCCAACACAGAACTCGCCGGTGTCCCAT TGACCGGAATGAGCCCCCTGTCACCTTATCTCAATGTCGACCCCCGCTACCTCGTACAG GACACAGATGAGTTCATTCTGCCCACCGGGGCCAGCAAAACCAGGGGGAGGTTTGAACTGGCCTTTTTCACCATTGGGGGCTGCTGCATCACAG GAGCTGCGTTTGGGACAGTGAATGGTCTGAGGATGGGGTTGAAGGATACAAGAGAAATGGGCTGGACTAAGCCTCGCAACGTCCA GATTCTCAACATGGTGACCAGACAAGGTGCATCGTGGGCCAACACACTGGGCTCTGTTG cattgTTGTACAGTGTATTTGGCGTTGCCATAGAGAAGGCTAGAGGAGCAGAGGATGATATCAACACTGTGGCTGCTGGGACACTCACAGGCATGCTCTTCAAATCcacag gaGGGCTGAAGGGAGTGGCGCGTGGTGGTCTGGTGGGGTTAGCCTTGTCCGGTGCCTATGCTCTCTACAGCAACTGGGACCATATCAGAGGCGGCTCCTCTTCAAGTCTCTACTGA